GTCGGCGGTCATGATGGCCGACACGGCGCTGCCCGGCGCCACCAGTGACCAGGCCCGGGCGATCGAGCAGCAGATCCACGACGGGCAGCTGGAGCAGCTGTCGACGATGAACCGGCTGCGCGAGCAGGTGGGCGGCCAGGTGACGCAGGTGCCCGTCGGGGCGGCCGAGACCGGTGGTGGCAGCACCGCCGGGGACTCCGTCGACGTGACGCTCATCGCCGCAGGCGGCGGCCTGGCCGCCATCGGTCTGGCCACCGGGGTGGTCGCGCTCCGTCGCCGCCCCGCCGCCGAGAGCTGACGGCGAGCCCTCGCCGCATGCCCGGGGACGAGCAGCACGGCACGGTCCGGCCCTCGGTGGCCGGGCTGGCCGTGCTGCTCGTCCTGGCCGGTGTCGCCCTCGTCCTCTCCGGGGTCGGCGCGGGCGGTGGTGCACCTCGGCCGCCGGTCGTGGCGGCGACGGCGCCCCATGCCCCCCTCACCGCCGTCGCGCGGGGCGGGGCGGCCCCCGCGCAGCCGGTGCCCCCGCTGCCTGCCGCCGTCCCGGTGCGGCTGGAGATCCCGGCGATCGGCGTGACGTCGGACCTCCTGCAGCTCGGGCTGCACCCCGACGGCACGGTCGAGGTCCCGCCGCTGGACGCCGACGCCCCGGCAGGGTGGTACCGCCACTCGCCCACGCCGGGGGAGGTCGGCCCGGCCGTCGTCCTCGGGCACGTCGACTCCGCCGAGCACGGGCCGGGGGTCTTCTTCGGGCTCGGCACACTCGTCCCCGGGGACACCGTCGAGGTGACCCGGTCGGACGGCACCGCCGCGGTCTTCACCGTCGAGCGGGTCGAGAGCCACCCCAAGACGAGCTTCCCGACGGCCGACGTCTACGGCGACACGGCGCACGCGGCCCTGCGGCTGGTCACCTGTGGTGGTGCCTTCGACGACCGGTCACGCAGCTACCTCGACAACGTCGTCGTCCACGCGTCCCTGACCGACACCCGCCCCGCATGACCGACCGTCCCCTGCGTCCTCCTGCCCTGTGGGGACGGCCGGTCCCGGCTCATGCGGGGGTCGGCGTCGCCGCGGTCAGCCGGCCCCCTCGGTCCAGGGCACGTACTGCGGCTGCGCTGACCAGGCCCAGCAGGACCAGGACCGCCCAGGGCAGGGCCGAGAGCTGGGCCGCTCGGGCTGCGTCGAGGACGGCACCGGTGACCAGGTTGCCGACGGTGATGCCCACCCCGACGACGGTGTTGTACAGCCCGTAGTGGGTGGCCACCCACCGACCGCCAGCGAGGGCGACGATGGTGTCCATCTCGAACGGGAAGGCGACCATGGTGCCCACCGCGAGCAGCACCGCCGCGGCCAGCGCCGGCGCCACCGCCAGCACCGCGCGTCCGGTGGCGCCCTCCGGCACCGGCACGGCGGTCGCTGCCAGCAGCGGCACGAACGCCGTCCCCATCACCACCAGGCCGACGCGCACCGCCGCCGGCGCGGACAGCCGGCGCCGGCACCAGGCGGTCACCCGGGTCTGGCCGACGATGGTGACCAGGCCCGACGCGGCGAACAGCAGGCCCACCCCGATGGTGCTGACGCCCCCGTCCCCGCCCAGGCGGCGCACCTCGAGGGGTAGGGCCAGGTACACCTGGAAGGAGAGCACGTAGGAGCCGGTCATCGCGGCGGCGAACAGGAGGAACGCCCGGTTGCCGAGCACGACGCGCGCCTGCCCCCACAGCGACCGGTCCAGCCCCGGGGCGGCCTCACCGGTCGCGCCACGGGCCGGGAGCGCGCGCACCTGCAGCACGGTAAGCACGGCGAACACGGCGGCCGACACCAGGCAGGTGAGCCGGAAGTCCACCCAGGTCAGCGCCAGACCCAGCAGCGGGCCGAGCAGGATGCCGGCCTGGTAGAAGACGTTGAACAGCGCGAACGCCTCCACCCGACGCTCCCCGGCGTCCTCGGCGAGGTACGCCCGGACGGCCGGGTTGAACAGCGCGCCGGCGAAGCCCGTGGCCGCCAGGGCGACGACCAGGGCCGGCAGGGACTCCACGGCCGCCAGGACGCCGAACCCGACGGTGCGCAGGGTGCAGCCCGCGACGATGAGCGGCTTGTAGCCCAGCCGGTCGGCCAGGGCCCCGCCGACCAGGAACATGCCCTGCTGGCTGAAGTTGCGCACGCCCAGGACCAGGCCCACCGCCCAGGCGGCCAGGCCGAGGGTCCCCGCCAGGTACTGGGCGAGGAACGGCATGAGCATGTAGAAGCCGAGGTTGATGGTGAACTGGTTGGCCATCAGCAGCTGGACGCTGCGGTCGAAGGAGCGGACTTGGCCCGCGAGGCCCCTCACTCGTGCGCTCCTGCTGACGGGTCGGTCGGGTCGACCACCGTCGTGCAGCGCGTCCACGAGGTCACCTCGCGCGCGGAGGAGTGCTCGATCTGCTCCGGGTCGGTCGCGGGCGGGCGGTCGAGCAGGTCGTGCTCGGCGCAGTAGCCGTCGTCGTACACAGTCTCGAGGTACCGCTGGGGCCCGTCGCAGAAGACCGCGGCGATCCGCGTCCCCGGCGGCGAGGTGCGGGCCACCCACCCGGCGACCAGCCCCACCGCGCCCACGCTCCAGCCCCCGGACGCGTAGTGGGACCGGGCGAGGGCGCGGGCCGTCCACACCGCTTCGTGCGGCGCCACCCAGTGGACCTCGGAGAACGCGTCGTAGGCGACGTTGCGCGGGTGGATGCTCGACCCCAGACCGCGCATGAGCCGGGTCCGCGCCGGCTGGCCGAAGATGGTCGACCCGACGGTGTCCACGCCGACCAGGCGCAGGTTCGGGAACAGCGGCCGCAGGGTCCGGTAGGTGCCGGCCGAGTGCCCGCCGGTGCCCACGCTGCAGACCAGCACGTCGATGCGCCCGAGTTGGGCGGCCAGCTCCAGCCCGAGCGGGGTGTACGCGGCGACGTTGTCGGGGTTGTCGTACTGGTTCGGGGACCACGAGCCTGGGTGCTCGGCGCGCAGCTGGGCGACCCGCTGCCGACGGGCCTCCTGCCAGCCGCCCGTGGGGTGCGGTTCGTCGACCAGCTCGACGCGGGCGCCCCGGGAGGCCAACAGTCGGCGTACCGAGGGCTCCAGGCCGGGATCGGCGACCAGGGTCACCGGGTGGGACAGCGCGAGGCCGGCGAGTGTGAGCCCGAGACCGAGGGTGCCGCTGGTCGACTCGATCACCATCCCGCCCTCGCGCAGGGCCCCGCGGGCCCGGGCGGAGGTCATCATGTGCAGGGCGGGGCGGTCCTTGATCCCTCCCGGGTTGGCGCCCTCGAGCTTGGCCCAGAAGCCCCGTCCGGCGGGGTCCGCGGGTGTGGGGATCCACAGCACGGGGGTGTTGCCGACGAGAGTCGGCAGTCGGTGGCTGGCCTGCGGTGGTGGAGCCGGGACGGCTGACGCCGAGTGCAGGGAGGTGAGTGCCGAGTCGAACGCGGACACGTCGGACCGAGTCGACGCGGAGGTGGATCGGGAGGACATGGACGTCGCTTTCCGTGGGAGTCGGTACGGGACACGACCCCTCGCGCGAGGACCCCGGGAGGTGCGCCGATGGCAGGCGTCACCACGCCGGTCCGGGGGCGGACCGGACGCGGCTCTGTGGCCGAGCGGGCAGCGGGCGGGTGTGCGGCCCACTCGAGGGACCTCCGGGACGCGACGGCGAGGCAGCCGGCGAGGTCAGCGCGGCAGCCTCAGGTCAGGGACAGGCAGTGCAGCAACAGGCGTTGGGGACCGGGGGGTGCTGCCCGCTCGGGGCCTCCGGGTGTGGGATCAGTGCTCGCCAGTGCGGTCGGTGGGGTCGCTCCGGTGGACAGGACGAGGGAGCCGGCCGGGGGATGGGCGGTCGTGCCGGTGGCGAGCGAGCCGGTCCTCGGCAGGAGACCTGCCTCGACACATGAACCGTGCGTCCCGACGTGGTGACCGGTGTCGACCGATGCCTGTACGTGGGGACCCCGTGCTCCGGGCGGAGACGTCGGACCGTGCTGGTCCCTGGCGGTCGACGCCGGGTCGGCGTTGTGGGAGGTCACCAGCACCACACCGTGGGCGTCTCGAGGGACGTCGTGCGGATCGGACCCTGACGAGCACAGGGACACGAGGACGACCAGGACCACCGGCCACAGGACGAGAGCCCGCCGCGCGGATCCGCGCATCCCCCGACCCCCGACCTGAGCTGCGTGTCCCACTGCTCCATTGCTCGACCGCAGGACGCATGAACGGTGGTAACCGCATGGACACGCAACGAAACCGTGGTGTGACCCACCTGTCGGCACGAGGTGGCCGAGGAGTGGGCGAGCCGGACGATGGTGGGTTGGTACGTCAGGGGGGTACGGTGTCGGCGACGGGCTGGCAGAAATACCATTGGGGGGTAATGTGTTGGCCGGACAGGAAGCACCCGCAGGAGGAGACGACGTGGAGAGCGCCCAGCAGGCCGGCCAGCACGGCTACATCCACCGCAAGGACGACTACCTCAAGCGGCTGCGCCGCATCGAGGGGCAGGCCCGCGGGCTGCAGCGCATGGTGGAGGAGGAGAAGTACTGCATCGACATCCTCACCCAGATCTCGGCGATGACCCGGGCGCTGCAGTCGGTGGCCCTCGGCCTGATGGACGAGCACATGGGGCACTGCGTCGTCCAGGCCGCCCAGGCCGGTGGCCGGGAGGCCGACGAGAAGCTCCGCGAGGCCTCCGAGGCCATCGCCCGCCTGGTGCGCTCCTGATCCACGGCGCGCGGGGAGGGTCGTCAGCCCTCCCGCACGCAGCGCGGCGGCCGCCCCGGACGGGACGGCACCGCGCACCGACACCACCCACCCCCGCACGGATGATCGAGAGGACCCACCCGAGATGAGCACGTCCAGCTACACCGTCGTCGGCATGACCTGCGGCCACTGCGTCAGCTCGGTCACCGAGGAGGTCACCCAGGTGCCCGGCGTCACCGACGTCGACGTGGACCTGACCACCGGCGGCCTGACCGTCACCAGCGACTCCGAGATCGACGACGCCGCGATCACCGCGGCCGTCGAGGAGGCCGGCTACTCCGTGGCCGGCCGGTAACCGACGCACTCCGCCCTCCCCGCGCCGCACCGGCGCGGGGAGGGCGACACCCCGGCGCCCACGGGCGCCGCCGGCAGGGAGGGACCACGCCATGAACACCCCCACCAAGCTGGGCGCCTTCGCCCTCGGCCTGGTCGCCGTCTTCGGCGCGGCCGCCGGGGTCGGCAACGCCGTCGGGCCGATCGGCCCGGTGCAGGAGCCCCACGACACGGGCGCCGGTACGGACACGGGCGCCGGCGACGGCCACGGCGGTGCGCACGGCACCACGTCGGTCCCCGCGGGCGGCACCCCCACCGCCGACGCGGCCGAGGAGCTGCCCGGTGGGCTGGTGGTGGCCCGCGACGGCTACGCCCTCGACCTCGACGCCGCACAGCTCGCCGCCGGCCCGGCGACCCCCCTCTCCTTCCGGGTGCTCGGCCCCGACGGGCAACCGGTGACCGCCTACGACACCTCCCACGACGAGGACCTGCACCTGATCGCCGTGCGCCGGGACACCGCCGGCTTCCAGCACGTGCACCCCGAGCTGGCCGCCGACGGCACCTGGAGCACCCCGCTGGAGCTCACCCCCGGTAGCTGGCGGGTGTTCGCCGACTTCGACCCCGCCGGGGACGACCCGGCGCTCACCCTGGGCGCCGACGTGGACGTGGCCGGCCAGTACGCCCCCGGCCCCCTGCCGGAGCCCGCCACCGTCGCGGAGGTCGACGGGTACACCGTCACCCTGGACGGTCGGCTCGAGCCCGGGCAGGAGTCCGAGCTGACCCTGTCGGTCAGCCGGGACGGGCAGCCGGTCACCGACCTGCAGCCGTACCTGGCCGCCTACGGCCACCTGGTGGCGCTGCGCGCCGGCGACTTGGCCTACCTGCACGTGCACCCCGCCGGTGAGCCCGGCGACGGCACCACGGAGCCGGGCCCGGACGTGACCTTCTACGCCACCGCGCCCTCGGCCGGTGACTACCGGCTGTTCCTGGACTTCCAGCACGGCGACGTGGTGCGCACCGCCGAGTTCACGGCCCGCGCCGGGACGGTCGCCGACGGCGGCAGCACCGAGCCCCCGACCGGCACCACCACCACGGACGGCGCCGGGCACACCGACGACGGCCACACCCACGGCTGACGCCGTCCCCATCCTGAACACCCCCTCCCGAGGAGAAAAACGATGAGCTCCGCGACGGAGAGCACCACTCCACCGGCTCCGGCCGGCGGGGGGCAGGTCGAGCTGACGATCGGCGGCATGACCTGCGCCTCGTGCGCGATGCGGATCGAGAAGCGGCTGAACAAGCTCGACGGCGTCACCGCCACGGTCAACTACGCCACGGAGAAGGCGAAGGTCACCTACACCGGGGAGGTCGCCCCCGACGAGCTGGTCGCCGCGGTGGAGAAGGCCGGCTACACCGCCCGGCTGCCCGAGCCGCCCCGGCCGGCCGGCGACGCCGGGGCGCCCGGCGAGCCGCAGGAGGACGACACCGTGCGGCCGCTGCGGCAGCGGCTGCTCGTCTCCACCGTGCTCACCGTGCCGGTGATCGCGATGGCGATGGTCCCCGCCTTCCAGTTCACCTACTGGCAGTGGCTGTCGCTCACCCTGGCCGCGCCCGTGGTCGTCTGGGGGGCCTGGCCGTTCCACCGGGCGGCCTGGACCAACCTGCGCCACGGCACCTCGACGATGGACACGCTCGTCTCCCTGGGCACGCTGGCCGCCCTGGCCTGGTCGGTGTACGCGCTGTTCCTCGGCACCGCCGGCGTGCCGGGGATGACCCACCCGTTCGAGCTGACCATCGCCCGCACCGACGGCCGCGCGAACATCTACCTGGAGGCCGCCGCGGGGGTGACCACGTTCATCCTGGCCGGGCGGTACTTCGAGGCCCGGTCCAAGCGCCGCGCCGGCGCCGCCCTGCGCGCGCTGCTGGAGCTGGGGGCCAAGGAGGTCTCGGTGCTGCGCGGCGGCCGGGAGGAGCGCATCCCGGTCGACCGGCTGGCCGTCGGCGACGAGTTCGTCGTCCGCCCGGGGGAGAAGATCGCCACCGACGGCGTCGTCGTCGAGGGTTCCTCGGCGGTGGACGCCTCGATGCTCACCGGCGAGTCCGTGCCGGTGGAGGTCGGCCCCGGCGACACCGTCGTCGGTGCCACCGTCAACGCCGGCGGCCGGCTCGTGGTGCGCGCCACCCGCGTCGGTTCGGACACCCAGCTGGCCCAGATGGCCCGGCTGGTCGAGGACGCCCAGAACGGCAAGGCCGAGGTGCAGCGGCTGGCCGACCGGGTGTCCGGGGTCTTCGTGCCGATCGTCATCGCCCTGGCCGTCGCGACGCTCGGCTTCTGGCTGGGCACCGGCGGCGGCCTGGCCGCGGCGTTCACCGCCGCGGTCGCGGTGCTGATCATCGCCTGCCCCTGCGCGCTGGGTCTGGCCACGCCGACCGCGCTCATGGTCGGCACCGGCCGCGGCGCGCAGCTGGGCATCCTGATCAAGGGCCCGGAGGTGCTGGAGAACACCCGTCGCGTCGACACCGTCCTGCTGGACAAGACCGGCACCGTCACCACCGGGAGGATGACGCTGCTCGACGTCGTCCCGGCCGCCGGCGAGGACGCCGAGCAGGTGCTGCGGCTGGCCGGCGCGCTGGAGGACGCCTCCGAGCACCCGATCGCCCAGGCCATCGCCAGGGGCGCCACCGAGCGGGTCGGCACGCTGCCCGCGGTGGAGGGCTTCACCAACGTCGAGGGCCTCGGCGTGCAGGGCGTGGTCGACGGGCACGCGGTGCTCGTCGGGCGCACCCGGCTGCTGGCCGAGTGGTCCCTGCGGCTGCCCGCCGACCTGGAGCGGGCGATGGCCGCCGCCGAGGCCGAGGGCCGGACCGCCGTGGCCGTCGGCTGGGACGGCGCCGCCCGCGGCGTCCTGGTCGTCGCCGACGCGGTCAAGGCGACCTCCGCCGAGGCCATCCGGCAGCTGCGCGGCCTGGGCCTGACCCCGGTGCTGCTCACCGGGGACAACGAGACCGTCGCCCGGTCGGTGGCCCGCCAGGTGGGCATCGACGAGGTGATCGCCGAGGTGCTGCCGCAGGACAAGGTCGACGTCGTCCGCCGGCTGCAGACCGAGGGGAGGGTCGTGGCCATGGTCGGCGACGGCGTCAACGACGCCGCCGCGCTGGCCCAGGCCGACCTCGGCCTGGCCATGGGCACCGGTACCGACGTCGCCATCGAGGCCAGCGACCTCACCCTCGTGCGCGGTGACCTGCGCGCCGCCGCCGACGCCATCCGGCTGTCCCGGAGGACGCTGGGCACCATCAAGGGCAACCTGTTCTGGGCCTTCGCCTACAACGTGGCCGCCCTGCCGCTGGCCGC
This window of the Geodermatophilus sp. DSM 44513 genome carries:
- a CDS encoding PLP-dependent cysteine synthase family protein, producing the protein MSAFDSALTSLHSASAVPAPPPQASHRLPTLVGNTPVLWIPTPADPAGRGFWAKLEGANPGGIKDRPALHMMTSARARGALREGGMVIESTSGTLGLGLTLAGLALSHPVTLVADPGLEPSVRRLLASRGARVELVDEPHPTGGWQEARRQRVAQLRAEHPGSWSPNQYDNPDNVAAYTPLGLELAAQLGRIDVLVCSVGTGGHSAGTYRTLRPLFPNLRLVGVDTVGSTIFGQPARTRLMRGLGSSIHPRNVAYDAFSEVHWVAPHEAVWTARALARSHYASGGWSVGAVGLVAGWVARTSPPGTRIAAVFCDGPQRYLETVYDDGYCAEHDLLDRPPATDPEQIEHSSAREVTSWTRCTTVVDPTDPSAGAHE
- a CDS encoding heavy-metal-associated domain-containing protein, giving the protein MSTSSYTVVGMTCGHCVSSVTEEVTQVPGVTDVDVDLTTGGLTVTSDSEIDDAAITAAVEEAGYSVAGR
- a CDS encoding MFS transporter, with the protein product MRGLAGQVRSFDRSVQLLMANQFTINLGFYMLMPFLAQYLAGTLGLAAWAVGLVLGVRNFSQQGMFLVGGALADRLGYKPLIVAGCTLRTVGFGVLAAVESLPALVVALAATGFAGALFNPAVRAYLAEDAGERRVEAFALFNVFYQAGILLGPLLGLALTWVDFRLTCLVSAAVFAVLTVLQVRALPARGATGEAAPGLDRSLWGQARVVLGNRAFLLFAAAMTGSYVLSFQVYLALPLEVRRLGGDGGVSTIGVGLLFAASGLVTIVGQTRVTAWCRRRLSAPAAVRVGLVVMGTAFVPLLAATAVPVPEGATGRAVLAVAPALAAAVLLAVGTMVAFPFEMDTIVALAGGRWVATHYGLYNTVVGVGITVGNLVTGAVLDAARAAQLSALPWAVLVLLGLVSAAAVRALDRGGRLTAATPTPA
- a CDS encoding heavy metal translocating P-type ATPase; protein product: MSSATESTTPPAPAGGGQVELTIGGMTCASCAMRIEKRLNKLDGVTATVNYATEKAKVTYTGEVAPDELVAAVEKAGYTARLPEPPRPAGDAGAPGEPQEDDTVRPLRQRLLVSTVLTVPVIAMAMVPAFQFTYWQWLSLTLAAPVVVWGAWPFHRAAWTNLRHGTSTMDTLVSLGTLAALAWSVYALFLGTAGVPGMTHPFELTIARTDGRANIYLEAAAGVTTFILAGRYFEARSKRRAGAALRALLELGAKEVSVLRGGREERIPVDRLAVGDEFVVRPGEKIATDGVVVEGSSAVDASMLTGESVPVEVGPGDTVVGATVNAGGRLVVRATRVGSDTQLAQMARLVEDAQNGKAEVQRLADRVSGVFVPIVIALAVATLGFWLGTGGGLAAAFTAAVAVLIIACPCALGLATPTALMVGTGRGAQLGILIKGPEVLENTRRVDTVLLDKTGTVTTGRMTLLDVVPAAGEDAEQVLRLAGALEDASEHPIAQAIARGATERVGTLPAVEGFTNVEGLGVQGVVDGHAVLVGRTRLLAEWSLRLPADLERAMAAAEAEGRTAVAVGWDGAARGVLVVADAVKATSAEAIRQLRGLGLTPVLLTGDNETVARSVARQVGIDEVIAEVLPQDKVDVVRRLQTEGRVVAMVGDGVNDAAALAQADLGLAMGTGTDVAIEASDLTLVRGDLRAAADAIRLSRRTLGTIKGNLFWAFAYNVAALPLAAAGLLNPMLAGAAMAFSSVFVVSNSLRLRRFRSLASDRTDGGAGVGRAGEPARAADGALSASSTAGS
- a CDS encoding metal-sensitive transcriptional regulator, with translation MESAQQAGQHGYIHRKDDYLKRLRRIEGQARGLQRMVEEEKYCIDILTQISAMTRALQSVALGLMDEHMGHCVVQAAQAGGREADEKLREASEAIARLVRS
- a CDS encoding class F sortase, with translation MPGDEQHGTVRPSVAGLAVLLVLAGVALVLSGVGAGGGAPRPPVVAATAPHAPLTAVARGGAAPAQPVPPLPAAVPVRLEIPAIGVTSDLLQLGLHPDGTVEVPPLDADAPAGWYRHSPTPGEVGPAVVLGHVDSAEHGPGVFFGLGTLVPGDTVEVTRSDGTAAVFTVERVESHPKTSFPTADVYGDTAHAALRLVTCGGAFDDRSRSYLDNVVVHASLTDTRPA